A genome region from Balneola sp. includes the following:
- a CDS encoding DNA methyltransferase encodes MSIYYSPLRYPGGKSRLADYVKLILKDNNLLGCDYIEPYAGGASVALELLFEEFASQIHINDLSLPIYSFWYSVLNYTEDLCRLIMDTDITIEVWKTQKIILKNEPDDLLKLGFATFFLNRTNRSGILKAGAIGGKHQSGKWKLDARFNKENLIDRIQKIGRFRSRISLYNQDAEILLSGIEKICPDSKLFTYLDPPYYVKGQGLYDNFYEHEDHKSVAKTVDKLNYPWIVSYDYHPSIKKFYKKHPYIIYKLGYSVQKKYKGSEIFFFSDQLNVPDIETPLHVPADRILSFPNS; translated from the coding sequence ATGTCGATCTATTATTCTCCTCTTAGATACCCAGGTGGAAAATCAAGGTTAGCAGATTATGTTAAGTTAATCTTAAAAGATAATAACTTATTAGGCTGCGATTATATTGAGCCCTATGCAGGTGGGGCAAGTGTAGCTCTCGAGTTATTGTTTGAAGAATTTGCTAGTCAAATTCATATAAATGATTTAAGCCTTCCCATCTATTCATTCTGGTATTCAGTACTAAATTACACGGAGGATTTATGTAGATTAATAATGGATACAGATATAACCATTGAAGTATGGAAAACCCAGAAAATAATTCTAAAAAATGAACCGGATGATTTATTAAAATTAGGCTTTGCAACTTTCTTTTTAAATCGAACTAATAGATCAGGGATTCTTAAAGCTGGTGCCATAGGGGGGAAACACCAATCAGGTAAATGGAAATTAGATGCACGATTTAACAAAGAAAACTTGATTGATCGAATTCAAAAGATTGGACGCTTTAGAAGTAGAATAAGTCTTTACAATCAAGATGCTGAAATACTACTGTCTGGAATTGAAAAAATCTGTCCGGATTCTAAACTTTTTACCTACTTAGATCCACCTTATTATGTCAAAGGGCAAGGTCTTTACGATAACTTTTATGAGCATGAAGACCATAAATCAGTTGCAAAAACTGTAGATAAATTGAATTATCCATGGATCGTATCGTATGACTATCACCCTTCAATAAAAAAATTCTACAAAAAACATCCGTATATCATTTATAAACTAGGTTATAGTGTTCAAAAAAAATATAAAGGTTCAGAAATATTCTTTTTTTCTGATCAGTTAAATGTGCCAGACATAGAAACCCCACTTCATGTACCAGCTGATAGAATACTTAGTTTCCCAAATTCCTAA